From a single Brassica rapa cultivar Chiifu-401-42 chromosome A01, CAAS_Brap_v3.01, whole genome shotgun sequence genomic region:
- the LOC103861797 gene encoding kinesin-like protein KIN-7I, with amino-acid sequence MSAGGGEEKILVSVRVRPLNEKEKTRNDRCDWECINNTTIICNAHNLSDKPSFTFDKVFGFECPTKQVYDDGAREVALCVLSGINSSIFAYGQTSSGKTYTMTGITGFAINDIFLYIDKHKQERKFTLKFSAMEIYNEAVRDLLCEDNNNPLRLLDDPERGTVVEKLKEETITDRNHLEELISICETQRKIGETSLNETSSRSHQILRLTIESSNREVSPESSAILAASVCFVDLAGSERASQTLSAGSRLKEGCHINRSLLTLGTVIRKLSKGKHGHIPYRDSKLTRILQNSLGGNARTAIICTMSPARSHLEQSRNTLLFATCAKEVTTNAQVNMVVSEKALVKQLQRELMRMENELKNLGLGSSSSSTSDEFHSLLKQKEEVIEKMEEQIQELKWQRDVAQSRVENLLKSAAEYQSSSSSVDYSRRKSYDSTDFDEPRLLNNMVKSNLYSPDEDGFLLDDTTPRIPENGVSNKWEEMGQRTIQEQEDACKEVRCIEENSERVIIQDTVDNIVEKKVESLSDENEAVESKKEDGDSFLEEIDTEKSLYAEHEAQDELTITKLAEELQETEQSTKKEDIGQNMSKDQPCVVEYKQNYKSSMADEDEAKEDADSSLNVKLEAQDELTIDKLVEEVQETEKSVEKQRQSSSKTEDMEQNLSKDQSCLENKQHYKSIIANDDEAIKSEKEDAGSSLSAKLEAKDELTIHKFAQEVQETEQRQSSKKEDLEQNLSKDQSCLEDKQHYEPLMANDNETIEFEKEDEAKDELSIKRLADMGQNLWPMANENEAMKSVKEDSDSSLKTIDTKMSLSAKHEAEVEQPTNKLEEANETNQYVEKEETNPSLSPKKEDTQQHVQVHGGSDDDETTYEALKNKVKEMQKTIEYFMSMHSAEENQSPSFNTISVNTSPGDSLKMMRRSRSCRENLLFTKAVAAAASGRFTFNTSNNASFDLDNTLSTDAQSTKDTDTETSGGSFHEFMAGLKQMAMQHHSRHESDTEAEKTKPERDTKAEFERQQSQIIELWGVCNVPLVHRTYFFLLFKGDPSDFVYMEVELRRLSFLKDSPEIVRKQSAKTLGREREWLAKQIPKKFGRKDREEVYKKWGVELSSKQRSMQVTHKAWTKAKDVEHCKESASLVATLVGFDESNMTPKEMFGLSFSPTTTLNVKSSGWSFSNSFSRISLTGGL; translated from the exons atgtcggcaggaggaggagaagagaagatACTGGTGTCGGTGAGGGTTAGACCTCTAAACGAGAAAGAGAAGACAAGAAACGATAGATGTGATTGGGAATGCATCAACAACACCACAATCATCTGCAACGCTCATAACTTGTCTGATAAGCCTTCCTTCACCTTTG ACAAGGTGTTTGGATTTGAATGTCCTACAAAGCAAGTGTATGATGATGGAGCCAGAGAGGTTGCACTTTGTGTCCTCTCCGGAATCAACT CAAGCATCTTTGCGTATGGACAGACAAGTAGTGGCAAAACATACACCATGACAGGAATCACTGGATTTGCAATCAATGATATTTTTCTTTACATTGACAAG cataaacaagaaagaaaattcACTCTAAAATTCTCAGCAATGGAGATCTACAATGAAGCTGTGAGGGATCTACTTTGTGAAGATAATAATAATCCACTTAGGCTTCTTGATGATCCAGAG AGAGGAACGGTCGTTGAGAAACTTAAAGAGGAGACTATCACAGACAGAAACCATCTAGAGGAACTCATATCCATATGCGAGA CTCAACGGAAGATTGGAGAGACGTCTTTAAACGAGACTAGCTCAAGATCTCATCAGATTCTCAGACTG ACAATAGAAAGCTCAAACCGAGAGGTTTCACCGGAGAGCTCAGCGATTCTTGCAGCATCAGTGTGCTTTGTTGATCTAGCAGGAAGTGAAAGAGCCTCTCAGACATTATCTGCTGGTTCAAGACTCAAAGAAGGTTGTCACATTAATCGGAGTTTACTTACTCTTGGAACTGTCATCCGAAAACTCAG CAAAGGGAAACATGGACACATACCATATAGAGACTCAAAGCTAACACGCATACTTCAAAACTCATTGGGAGGAAACGCAAGAACGGCTATCATATGTACAATGAGCCCTGCTCGTAGTCATCTTGAACAATCAAGAAACACATTACTCTTTGCAACTTGTGCTAAAGAGGTGACCACAAACGCTCAAGTGAACATGGTTGTGTCTGAGAAAGCTTTGGTGAAGCAGCTACAGAGGGAACTGATGAGAATGGAGAATGAGTTGAAGAATCTTGGacttggttcttcttcttcttcaacctctGATGAGTTTCATTCATTGCTCAAACAGAAAGAAGAAGTGATTGAAAAG ATGGAGGAGCAGATCCAGGAGCTTAAGTGGCAAAGAGATGTAGCTCAATCTCGGGTAGAGAATCTGCTTAAATCAGCAGCGGAATATCAATCATCTTCAAGCTCAGTTGATTACAGCAGGAGAAAAAGCTATGACTCAACAGATTTTGATGAGCCTCGTTTGCTAAATAACATGGTGAAAAGTAACTTGTACTCTCCTGATGAAGATGGTTTCTTGCTGGATGATACTACTCCTCGAATCCCGGAGAATGGAGTGAGCAACAAGTGGGAGGAGATGGGTCAAAGGACCATACAAGAACAAGAAGATGCTTGCAAAGAAGTAAGATGCATTGAAGAGAATAGTGAAAGAGTTATAATCCAAGACACAGTAGACAACATTGTTGAAAAGAAAGTGGAGTCATTATCAGATGAGAATGAAGCTGTGGAGTCCAAAAAGGAAGATGGTGATTCATTTTTAGAGGAGATAGATACAGAGAAGAGTTTATATGCTGAACATGAAGCCCAAGATGAGCTAACTATAACTAAGTTGGCAGAAGAGTTACAAGAGACAGAACAATCTACAAAGAAAGAAGACATAGGACAGAACATGTCTAAGGATCAACCATGTGTTGTAGAATACAAACAAAACTACAAATCTTCTATGGCTGATGAGGATGAAGCTAAGGAAGATGCTGATTCATCTTTAAATGTTAAACTTGAAGCCCAAGATGAGCTAACTATAGACAAGTTGGTAGAAGAAGTGCAAGAAACAGAAAAATCTGTGGAAAAACAAAGGcaatcatcttcaaagacagaAGACATGGAACAGAATCTGTCTAAGGACCAGTCATGTCTGGAGAACAAACAACATTACAAATCTATTATAGCCAATGATGATGAAGCTATAAAGTCAGAAAAGGAAGATGCTGGTTCCTCTTTATCTGCTAAACTTGAAGCCAAAGATGAGCTAACTATACACAAGTTTGCACAAGAAGTGCAAGAAACAGAACAAAGGCAATCTTCAAAGAAAGAAGACTTGGAGCAAAATCTGTCTAAGGACCAGTCATGTCTGGAAGACAAACAACACTACGAACCTCTTATGGCGAATGATAATGAAACTATAGAGTTTGAGAAGGAAGATGAAGCCAAAGATGAGCTAAGTATCAAAAGGTTAGCAGATATGGGACAGAACTTGTGGCCTATGGCCAATGAGAATGAAGCTATGAAGTCAGTAAAGGAAGATTCTGATTCATCTTTAAAGACAATAGATACAAAGATGAGTTTATCTGCTAAACATGAAGCTGAAGTTGAGCAACCTACAAACAAGCTAGAAGAAGCCAATGAGACTAATCAATATGTGGAGAAGGAAGAAACAAACCCTAGCTTGTCTCCCAAGAAAGAAGACACACAACAACATGTACAAGTCCATGGAGGCTCCGATGACGATGAGACTACATACGAGGCTCTTAAAAACAAGGTGAAGGAGATGCAGAAGACAATCGAATACTTTATGAGCATGCACTCAGCAGAAGAGAATCAATCTCCATCTTTTAACACAATAAGTGTCAACACCAGTCCAGGAGATAGCTTGAAGATGATGCGAAGAAGCCGAAGCTGCAGAGAAAATCTCTTGTTCACAAAGGCTGTTGCAGCTGCTGCTAGCGGACGCTTCACATTCAACACATCTAACAACGCATCCTTTGATTTAGACAACACTCTCTCCACCGATGCACAGAGCACTAAAGATACAGACACTGAGACTAGCGGTGGTAGCTTCCATGAGTTTATGGCAGGGCTTAAACAGATGGCGATGCAGCATCATTCAAGGCATGAGTCCGACACTGAAGCAGAGAAGACAAAGCCCGAAAGAGACACTAAAGCAGAGTTTGAGAGACAGCAAAGCCAGATAATAGAGCTTTGGGGGGTTTGTAATGTACCTTTGGTTCACAGAACATACTTCTTCTTGCTCTTCAAAGGCGATCCATCAGACTTTGTCTACATGGAAGTGGAGCTAAGGAGGCTATCTTTCCTCAAGGACTCGCCGGAGATTGTGAGGAAACAAAGTGCTAAAACGCTGGGGCGAGAGAGAGAATGGTTGGCTAAGCAAATACCAAAGAAGTTTGGAAGAAAGGATAGAGAAGAAGTTTACAAGAAATGGGGTGTTGAGTTGAGTTCAAAGCAGAGGAGCATGCAAGTAACACACAAGGCATGGACCAAGGCCAAAGACGTGGAGCATTGCAAAGAGAGTGCTTCTCTTGTGGCTACTTTGGTTGGGTTCGATGAATCAAACATGACGCCAAAGGAAATGTTTGGACTTAGCTTCTCACCTACAACAACACTCAACGTTAAATCATCTGGCTGGAGTTTTTCTAACTCTTTCTCTCGTATTAGCTTGACCGGTGGATTATAA